Proteins from a single region of Thermococcus sp. CX2:
- a CDS encoding class I SAM-dependent methyltransferase family protein, producing MLAVKVHKREAERVRRRLLELGVLAKGYSVKREGDYVLFPVTRPVEGFELIDDEFERTEKRPHSYREVVEVPEEVRPLLPSSFDIIGDIAIIELPEELMPYGRAIGEAILKVHRHIKAVFAKGSKVEGEYRVRELIHLAGERRTETIHKENGIRLKLDVAKVYFSPRLATERMRIFEKTRPGEVIFDMFAGVGPYSVLLAKKAKLVFACDINPWAVGYLEENRLLNKTPNVLPILGDVRRIAGKIEADRVIMNLPKFADRFLREAMLSVKNGGVVHYYGFGPEEDLFSEHEAKIKGVARELGFRVEFLEGRKVRPYAPRQFNIAIDFRVLK from the coding sequence ATGCTCGCCGTTAAGGTTCACAAACGCGAGGCCGAAAGGGTTAGGAGAAGGCTTTTGGAGCTCGGCGTTTTGGCCAAGGGCTACTCCGTGAAGCGCGAGGGAGATTACGTCCTTTTTCCCGTCACTAGGCCAGTCGAGGGTTTCGAGTTAATCGATGATGAATTCGAGCGAACCGAAAAGAGGCCCCACAGCTACCGCGAGGTCGTAGAGGTTCCCGAGGAGGTCAGGCCCCTTCTTCCGAGTTCCTTCGACATCATCGGCGACATCGCAATAATCGAGCTCCCCGAGGAGCTCATGCCCTATGGAAGAGCCATTGGAGAGGCCATCCTCAAGGTTCACCGCCACATAAAGGCCGTCTTCGCTAAGGGGAGCAAAGTCGAGGGAGAATACCGCGTCAGGGAGCTTATTCACCTCGCTGGTGAGAGGAGAACCGAGACTATCCATAAGGAGAACGGGATAAGGCTGAAGCTCGACGTTGCGAAGGTCTACTTCTCGCCCCGCCTGGCAACGGAGAGGATGAGGATTTTTGAGAAAACCCGGCCTGGAGAGGTCATCTTCGATATGTTCGCGGGGGTTGGGCCCTACTCAGTCCTCCTCGCGAAGAAAGCAAAGCTCGTCTTCGCCTGCGACATCAACCCCTGGGCGGTGGGATACCTCGAAGAGAACAGGCTCCTCAACAAGACTCCCAATGTTCTTCCAATCCTCGGCGACGTGAGGAGAATCGCTGGAAAAATCGAAGCTGATAGGGTAATAATGAACCTCCCCAAGTTCGCTGACCGCTTTTTGAGGGAGGCCATGTTGAGCGTTAAAAACGGTGGGGTAGTCCACTACTACGGCTTCGGCCCTGAAGAAGACCTCTTCTCGGAGCACGAGGCAAAGATAAAGGGAGTTGCCAGAGAGCTCGGCTTCCGCGTGGAGTTCTTAGAGGGACGAAAGGTCCGCCCCTACGCGCCGAGGCAGTTCAACATAGCCATAGACTTCCGGGTGCTGAAGTGA
- a CDS encoding TldD/PmbA family protein: MEELIRFGERFFDELEIAIYRTRGVSASIELNEISMASVKSRAITIIRGIKEKRLGLAIIDSEEPERIKEAIETAAKMARLNSRDEKWDSLPEPGKYREPVKPNKELKEASPDQLVEMVVRGIKLAREKDPNAVVAGGEGGVTWEEKHIVNSHGVDVFQEGGMAYIFFELVGRKGGVVTPGIFDFDARRDLNLDVEGVVERVVRKVGWAYNVKASKNEEVPIILGPWAIAGLLSYALFPAFSGEKLVKETTPLAGKVGEAVASEVLTIYDDPFHELSIEPVIADGEGVPTRKNVLIEKGTFKGFVWDNYWAKVYGTESTGNGKRDLRSGGINIGFHNVVIENGKKSFEDMIGEIKHGYFVDGFQGAHSSNPDNGNFAVTANPAYLIEDGEVVGSSVFLIAGNVYELLKQASEVSKEVTVMPFMTAVTTPFIRFEDVKIAGK; the protein is encoded by the coding sequence ATGGAAGAACTCATACGCTTTGGCGAGAGATTTTTTGACGAGCTCGAGATTGCCATCTACAGAACGAGGGGCGTTAGTGCCAGCATCGAGCTCAACGAGATTTCAATGGCCAGCGTTAAGAGCAGGGCGATCACGATAATCCGTGGAATAAAGGAGAAGCGCCTCGGTTTAGCTATAATAGACAGCGAGGAGCCCGAGCGGATTAAGGAAGCGATAGAGACTGCTGCAAAGATGGCGAGGCTCAACAGCAGGGATGAGAAGTGGGACTCCCTCCCCGAGCCGGGCAAATACCGCGAGCCAGTCAAGCCGAACAAGGAGCTCAAGGAGGCCTCTCCCGACCAGCTCGTCGAGATGGTCGTCAGGGGTATAAAGCTCGCCCGCGAGAAAGACCCAAATGCCGTCGTTGCTGGAGGTGAAGGCGGCGTAACTTGGGAGGAAAAGCACATCGTCAACTCCCACGGGGTAGATGTCTTCCAGGAGGGAGGGATGGCCTACATCTTCTTCGAGCTCGTGGGAAGGAAAGGCGGCGTGGTGACGCCGGGCATATTCGACTTCGACGCGCGCAGAGATTTGAACCTCGACGTTGAAGGAGTAGTCGAGAGGGTCGTCCGGAAGGTCGGCTGGGCCTACAACGTCAAGGCCAGCAAGAACGAGGAAGTTCCCATAATCCTCGGTCCATGGGCCATAGCCGGACTCCTGAGCTACGCCCTATTCCCTGCCTTCAGCGGTGAGAAGCTCGTCAAGGAAACCACGCCCCTCGCTGGGAAGGTTGGAGAAGCTGTAGCGAGCGAAGTGCTGACTATTTACGACGACCCGTTCCACGAACTGAGCATCGAGCCAGTCATAGCGGACGGCGAGGGTGTTCCAACGAGGAAGAACGTCCTCATCGAGAAGGGCACCTTTAAGGGCTTCGTCTGGGACAACTACTGGGCGAAGGTTTACGGGACGGAGAGCACGGGTAACGGAAAGAGGGACCTGAGAAGCGGAGGAATAAACATAGGCTTCCACAACGTCGTAATCGAGAACGGAAAGAAGAGCTTCGAGGACATGATAGGCGAGATAAAGCACGGCTACTTCGTGGACGGCTTCCAGGGTGCCCACTCAAGCAACCCCGACAACGGAAACTTCGCGGTGACGGCGAATCCAGCGTACCTCATCGAGGATGGCGAGGTAGTAGGCTCGAGCGTGTTCCTCATCGCTGGAAACGTCTACGAGCTGCTCAAGCAAGCCAGCGAGGTCAGCAAGGAAGTCACGGTAATGCCCTTCATGACGGCCGTAACTACGCCCTTCATAAGGTTCGAGGACGTGAAGATAGCGGGGAAGTGA
- a CDS encoding valine--tRNA ligase, protein MLPKNYNPQEIEPKWQKFWLDEKIYKYELDEKRPSYAIDTPPPFTSGTLHLGHVLSHTWIDIVARYKRMTGYNVLFPQGFDNHGLPTELKVEKEFGISKDQPEKFLQKCVEWTWQAIEAMRNQFIRIGYSADWDLEYHTMDDWYKATVQKSLLEFYKKGMLYRDEHPVYWCPRCRTSLAKAEVGYVEEDGFLYYIKLPLADGSGYVPIATTRPELMPACVAVFVHPDDERYKDVVGKKVKLPIFEREVPVIADEDVDPTFGTGAVYNCTYGDEQDVVWQKRYNLPVIIAINEDGTMNERAGKYAGMKTEEARKAIAEDLEKMGLLYKKEKITHRVLRHTERSSCMAPIELLPKKQWFIKVKDFTDEIVKVAEKINWYPSDMFLRLKDWAESMDWDWVISRQRVFGTPIPFWVCKNGHVVPAREEDLPVDPRFDKPPVEKCPVCGAELEPVTDVLDCWVDSSITPLIITKWGKDEKWFKHNFPTALRPQGTDIIRTWAFYTIFRTYVLTGEKPWDDILINGMVAGPDGRKMSKSYGNVVAPDEVIPKYGADALRLWTALAPQGEDHPFKWETVDYNYRFLQKVWNIYRFAERHLEGFDYEAAKGIELEPIDRWILSRLHRLIKFATEEMEKYRFNLLTRELITFVWHEVADDYIEMIKYRLYGDDEESKLKAKVALYELLYNVMLLLAPFAPHITEELYQNLFKERIGAKSVHLLEWPKYDEGRIDENAEKLGELAREIVGVMRRYKNSHGLALNAKLKHVAIYATDSYEMLKAIEKDIAGTMNIEKLEIIKGEPELEERIVEIKPNFRSVGPRYGKLVPKITAYLKENADAIAKALKESGRVEFEVEGQKVELNKDDIVLRKAVFSEGEEVETAVVGDAVILFF, encoded by the coding sequence ATGCTCCCGAAGAATTACAACCCGCAGGAAATCGAACCCAAGTGGCAGAAGTTCTGGCTGGATGAAAAAATCTACAAATACGAGCTCGACGAGAAGAGACCGAGCTACGCAATTGACACGCCCCCGCCGTTCACGAGCGGAACGCTCCACCTTGGTCATGTGCTCAGCCACACCTGGATTGACATAGTGGCCCGTTACAAGAGAATGACCGGCTACAACGTGCTCTTCCCGCAGGGCTTCGACAACCACGGCCTTCCGACTGAGCTGAAGGTGGAGAAGGAGTTCGGAATCAGCAAGGATCAGCCAGAGAAGTTCCTTCAGAAATGTGTTGAGTGGACCTGGCAGGCCATCGAGGCCATGCGCAACCAGTTCATAAGGATAGGCTATTCCGCCGACTGGGATCTGGAGTACCACACAATGGACGATTGGTACAAGGCAACGGTCCAGAAGTCCCTCCTGGAGTTCTACAAGAAGGGAATGCTCTACCGCGACGAGCACCCCGTTTACTGGTGTCCGAGATGTAGGACGAGCCTTGCCAAGGCCGAGGTAGGTTATGTTGAGGAAGACGGCTTTCTCTACTACATAAAGCTCCCGCTTGCTGACGGCTCCGGTTACGTCCCGATAGCCACTACCAGACCGGAGCTTATGCCGGCCTGTGTTGCGGTATTTGTCCACCCTGACGATGAGAGGTATAAGGACGTTGTCGGCAAGAAGGTGAAGCTCCCGATATTCGAGAGGGAAGTGCCGGTTATAGCCGACGAGGACGTTGACCCGACCTTTGGAACCGGTGCCGTTTACAACTGTACCTACGGCGATGAGCAGGACGTTGTGTGGCAGAAGCGCTACAACCTGCCGGTTATCATAGCCATCAACGAGGACGGCACTATGAACGAGAGGGCCGGCAAGTACGCCGGCATGAAGACCGAGGAGGCAAGGAAGGCCATCGCCGAAGACCTTGAGAAGATGGGCCTTCTCTACAAGAAGGAGAAGATAACCCACCGCGTCCTGAGGCACACCGAGAGGAGCTCCTGTATGGCCCCAATCGAGCTCCTGCCGAAGAAGCAGTGGTTCATAAAGGTGAAGGACTTCACGGACGAGATTGTGAAAGTGGCAGAGAAAATCAACTGGTATCCGAGCGATATGTTCCTCCGCCTCAAGGACTGGGCCGAGTCAATGGACTGGGATTGGGTTATAAGCAGGCAGCGCGTCTTTGGAACCCCAATCCCGTTCTGGGTCTGTAAGAACGGCCACGTAGTTCCTGCCAGAGAGGAAGACCTGCCAGTTGACCCGCGCTTTGACAAGCCGCCCGTTGAGAAGTGCCCAGTCTGCGGTGCCGAGCTCGAGCCTGTAACTGACGTCCTTGACTGTTGGGTGGATTCGAGCATTACACCGCTCATCATCACCAAGTGGGGCAAGGACGAGAAGTGGTTCAAGCACAACTTCCCGACGGCTCTGAGGCCGCAGGGAACCGACATCATCAGGACGTGGGCATTCTACACAATATTCAGGACCTACGTGCTCACCGGGGAAAAGCCCTGGGACGACATCCTCATCAACGGAATGGTGGCTGGTCCAGACGGAAGGAAGATGAGCAAGAGCTACGGTAACGTCGTTGCACCGGACGAGGTGATTCCAAAGTACGGAGCCGACGCCCTGAGACTCTGGACTGCTCTGGCTCCTCAGGGCGAAGATCATCCATTCAAGTGGGAGACCGTCGACTACAACTACCGCTTCCTCCAGAAGGTCTGGAACATCTACCGCTTCGCCGAGAGGCACCTCGAAGGCTTCGACTACGAGGCAGCAAAAGGCATTGAGCTCGAACCCATAGACAGGTGGATACTCTCGAGACTTCACAGGCTCATCAAGTTCGCCACGGAGGAAATGGAGAAGTACCGCTTCAACCTGCTCACGAGGGAGCTGATAACCTTCGTCTGGCACGAGGTCGCTGACGACTACATCGAGATGATCAAGTACCGCCTCTACGGCGACGACGAGGAGAGCAAGCTTAAGGCTAAGGTGGCTTTATACGAGCTGCTCTACAACGTCATGCTCCTGCTCGCTCCGTTCGCGCCGCACATCACGGAGGAGCTCTACCAGAACCTCTTCAAAGAACGCATCGGAGCGAAGAGCGTCCACCTCCTCGAGTGGCCGAAGTACGACGAAGGCAGGATTGACGAGAACGCCGAGAAGCTCGGCGAGCTGGCCAGGGAGATAGTAGGTGTCATGAGGCGCTACAAGAACTCCCACGGCTTGGCGTTAAACGCCAAGCTCAAGCACGTGGCGATCTACGCTACCGACTCCTATGAGATGCTGAAGGCCATCGAAAAGGACATCGCTGGAACTATGAACATCGAGAAGCTTGAGATAATCAAGGGCGAGCCGGAGCTCGAGGAGCGCATCGTCGAGATAAAGCCGAACTTCAGGAGCGTTGGGCCGCGCTACGGAAAGCTCGTGCCCAAGATTACCGCCTACCTCAAGGAGAACGCCGATGCCATAGCAAAGGCCCTCAAGGAGAGTGGAAGGGTCGAGTTCGAGGTTGAAGGACAGAAGGTCGAGCTCAACAAGGACGACATCGTGCTGAGGAAGGCGGTTTTCAGCGAGGGCGAAGAGGTGGAGACGGCGGTAGTTGGCGATGCAGTAATCCTGTTCTTCTGA
- a CDS encoding extradiol dioxygenase — MLAGIAMMPHGNDVLAPKDEETKRLAELLRGIGKEFSGLDAYVLVTPHNLRMSDHIGVVFAEHLISWLGFDGVELPGEYETDRELAGRIYTNAKNAKIPVVDINFGALSGEYSRFPLSWGELIPLHFLEKRPLVVVTPARKVPRETLIRFGEILAKTLEGYYKKVGLIISADHGHAHDPNGPYGYAPESKEYDELVMELINENRLEGLLNLSEEFIERAKPDSYWQLLIMHGALRVIPMELKASAYACPSYFGMAVAYYTR, encoded by the coding sequence ATGCTTGCTGGAATAGCTATGATGCCCCACGGCAACGATGTCCTTGCCCCGAAGGACGAGGAAACGAAAAGGCTTGCTGAACTTCTGAGAGGGATAGGGAAGGAGTTCAGCGGTTTGGATGCCTACGTCCTCGTAACGCCCCACAACCTCAGAATGAGCGATCACATTGGGGTTGTCTTTGCCGAGCACCTCATCTCGTGGCTAGGGTTTGATGGCGTCGAGCTTCCGGGGGAGTACGAGACCGATAGAGAGCTCGCGGGGAGGATATACACCAACGCAAAGAACGCCAAGATCCCTGTAGTGGACATCAACTTCGGGGCTTTGAGTGGAGAGTACTCCCGCTTCCCGCTGAGCTGGGGCGAGCTGATACCGCTCCACTTCCTCGAGAAAAGGCCCCTCGTGGTGGTAACACCAGCGAGGAAAGTGCCAAGGGAAACGCTCATCCGCTTCGGTGAGATTTTAGCTAAAACCCTCGAGGGTTACTACAAAAAGGTCGGCCTCATAATCAGCGCCGATCACGGACACGCTCACGACCCCAACGGCCCCTATGGCTACGCGCCAGAGTCCAAAGAATACGACGAGCTCGTGATGGAGCTAATAAACGAGAACAGACTTGAAGGGCTCCTGAATCTCAGCGAAGAGTTCATAGAGCGGGCTAAACCCGACAGCTACTGGCAGTTGTTGATTATGCACGGAGCGTTAAGGGTTATTCCAATGGAGCTGAAGGCAAGCGCCTACGCCTGTCCAAGCTACTTTGGAATGGCGGTAGCGTACTACACAAGGTAA
- the trm10 gene encoding tRNA (guanine(9)-/adenine(9)-N1)-methyltransferase, which produces MEKLSDVFRKLLVSRGIDKVGTLSKRVPKRDTKDRLQDIAIHVLEGYGYIGKVEEPTAIAWDLENGTTKDAIYAFIPKNLAHRFEAVITAEDIKKAIPEWPYFIVDLMHWDKHTQKEKGKVCLQLAQCYGLLRDYFTGDRLAVTWANEEFREMANMPLDKVTLHEGPTTEFLKSEGIDEVVLLDPWADEVLSEEDFGVRAFIIGGIVDTGGTKKKTTPKIGEELEAAGIKVRRRKIVLRGDIVGVPDRINHILEILLRMMVEGKDMDEAVYDVQSPLHARWRLRKELPKHATRYMINGKVYRVVEKELFDEYSKWLKIRWEDFVKVLRELNLVALERKRMHHLNKISNPRIINGKAYRVILLKKAAMLCYNC; this is translated from the coding sequence ATGGAGAAGCTCAGCGACGTCTTCAGGAAGCTATTAGTTAGTAGGGGCATAGACAAGGTCGGCACGCTATCGAAGAGAGTGCCAAAGAGGGACACTAAAGACAGACTGCAGGATATAGCAATCCACGTGCTCGAGGGTTACGGCTACATCGGTAAGGTCGAGGAGCCGACGGCGATAGCCTGGGACTTGGAGAACGGGACGACGAAGGATGCGATCTACGCATTCATTCCGAAGAACCTCGCCCACCGCTTTGAGGCGGTCATAACGGCTGAGGACATCAAGAAGGCCATCCCGGAGTGGCCATACTTCATCGTTGACTTGATGCACTGGGACAAGCACACCCAGAAGGAGAAGGGCAAGGTCTGCCTCCAATTAGCGCAGTGCTACGGCCTGCTGAGGGACTACTTCACGGGCGACCGCTTAGCTGTTACGTGGGCGAACGAAGAGTTCAGGGAAATGGCCAACATGCCTCTCGACAAAGTCACTCTCCACGAGGGCCCGACCACAGAGTTTCTGAAGAGCGAAGGCATCGATGAGGTCGTTCTGCTCGATCCCTGGGCTGACGAGGTCTTAAGCGAAGAAGATTTTGGCGTTAGGGCCTTTATCATCGGTGGAATCGTTGATACAGGGGGTACAAAGAAGAAGACCACTCCAAAAATCGGAGAGGAGCTTGAGGCAGCGGGGATAAAAGTTCGGCGCAGGAAGATAGTCCTCAGGGGCGACATCGTTGGCGTTCCAGACAGGATAAACCACATACTCGAGATTCTGCTCAGGATGATGGTTGAGGGCAAAGATATGGATGAGGCGGTCTATGACGTCCAGTCACCACTCCACGCCCGCTGGCGCCTGAGGAAGGAGCTTCCAAAGCATGCAACGCGCTATATGATTAACGGGAAAGTTTACCGCGTTGTCGAGAAGGAGCTGTTTGACGAGTACTCCAAGTGGCTCAAGATACGCTGGGAGGACTTCGTCAAGGTTCTGCGCGAGTTAAATCTCGTCGCGCTCGAGAGGAAGCGGATGCACCACCTCAACAAGATTTCCAACCCGAGGATAATCAACGGCAAGGCTTACAGGGTCATACTCCTCAAGAAGGCCGCGATGCTGTGCTACAACTGCTGA